Genomic segment of Gemmatimonadales bacterium:
GGTGATCGAGCGCGCGGGCTCCGGCGACTTCGCGGCGCGGCCCGGCACATACCCGTATCGCCAGGCCACGATGATGACGTAGGCATCGGCGACGCGCACATCGGCCAGGCAGCGGTCCACCGGCTTGCTGCCTTCGGCGACGTACTGCTCCATGCCGATCACGTCGTGCCCCATGCGGCGGAGCGTCCGGTCCACTGCGGCGC
This window contains:
- a CDS encoding DUF4062 domain-containing protein, translating into MKVYISSTYQDLIEHRAAVDRTLRRMGHDVIGMEQYVAEGSKPVDRCLADVRVADAYVIIVAWRYGYVPGRAAKSPEPARSIT